Part of the Arthrobacter globiformis genome is shown below.
AGGTGATCAGGTAGAGCACGCCCGCGGCCAGCGCGGTCTTCCTTGGAGAGTCCATCGGGACTCGTTTCGTTGCTGCTTCTGGTCGGATGCTGGTCATGGCGTGGTTCTCCTTCGTGGACGCCGGTGGAGTATGAGGTTTGGGGTTCTGTGGTGGAGTGGGGCTTGTCGGTTCAACCTGAGTTACAGATAGCAGGGGCAGGCCGATGTCGCGGACTTTCTGGAGCAGACCATGCAGCGCGGCCTGGTCTGCCACCTGACTCTGGATGACTGTGGTGCCGTCGCTCGCGTTCGTCAGGCTCGGCGCATCGAACCAGGCAGCCCACCGGGAATCCAGGTGGCCTTCGAGGCGGATCTCGTACCATCCGGAGTCGTGGTGATGGCCGACCGGTACGTCGCTCACGTGCCCTCCTGTTGCTTTATCCGGCCGGATGGACCTCGGCTGGCGCTGCGTCTGTTCGTTGTCCTGATCGAACAGTAGAAGGAGACCTAATGACCGCGCCTCATCACATGTGGTGATTAGCGTGGTGATTAATTCACAGGCCTTTGGCGGCGTTTCCCGGCCGTCCGCGGCATCGGCTTGGGCTAGTAGCGGTCGCTGGCTCGGGAGAACAGGTCGAGTTCCTGGGCCTGACGGACTGCTGCCCGACGGTTGTTCACGCCGAGCTTGGCGTAGATGTGACTGGTGTGCGTGCGCACCGTGTTCAAGGACACCATGAGCACGCGAGCGATGTCTGGGCCGTCGAGGTCCGTTACTAGCAGCCGGAGAACGTCTAGCTCGCGTTCACTCAGGGGCGCGATCAGACCCTGCCTGACGGGCGCGGTGTCCTCGGTGTTGTTCATGGCCGCCACGAGCCGGCGGAGGTGGCCCGGGGCCATCCGTTGTTTCACAGCCGCTCTCAGCAGGGAACCCATCGGTGCGCCCTCATCAGCGAAGATGCGAACGTAGCCCTCCGGCTCCGCCAGCGCCACTGCTCGATGCAGTGAGGCAAGCGCCGCGGGGATGTCACCCCGCGTCTGGTCGGCGAGCGCCTGAAGCACGAGGATCTCGATGACGCTTCCCGTTCTTCCGCCATCCTCTGCCGCTCGCAGCAGGCGACCCAGCAGCCGGATGGCCTCCTGGAGGGAGGAGGCTGAGCGCTCGTTCGCGGACCTGGCCAGGAGCACCCTGGCAAGAGTGATGTGCTCGAACTCCCGAAAGTAGCTCAGGTCATCTTCAGCCGACAGAGCTCGCTCCCGCACCCAGCCGAGCGCTTCACCCAACCTCCCTTGCGCCACCAGGATCCGGGCCTTCAAAGCCGGCACCGGACGTATGTTGGGGAAGTAATCGCCCGTATAGAGCCGCTCCGCCTCAGCCAGGAGGTCGAGTGCACCGGCTAAATCGCCTTCTGCCTCAAGGATCCGCGCCATGGCAACCCGCCAGCGATACAGGTTTTGAGGCAGCTCACCAACGGGACCCAACTCCTGGCTGCGCAGCAGGAGCCGGGTGGCTTCCTGCAGGTCGCCGCGCTCCCGGCAGACCCCACTCATCCCCACATGCATGTCCGCTGTCCCCCGCAGAACCGATCCGCGCTTCCCGGAAGCACGCTCCAGGGCCTGTTCGTAGGTGCGCATGGCATCGCTGAGACGCCCCTGCGCAAGGCGTATGTCCGCCAAGGCGATCGCGCACCCGAAGGTGTCCGCGAGGTGCCCGGCACGGTGCAGGCCGGACATGCATTGGGCATAGGCCCGATGGGCTGCCTCGAGCTCCCCGTCCCCCCAATAGGCGAGTCCCAGCAGACCACACGCCGCGGCACGGCCGAGATGGTCGTCCTCAGGTGCAAGATCAAGTGCACGCTGGGCGTGACTCACCGTACCGGATCCATCGCCCCGGCCAAGAGCCAGCGCGGCCCGATAGACTTCAATCGTTTCGGGAAGGCGGCGAAATTCTTCATCGTCGGCTACGACCATTTCCGTTGATCGGCCGTGGATTGCCTTACTCATACCCGTCGGTGGATCCAGCCACCGTTCCACGTCCCGCAGCCGGGCCTCGACTCCCTCCACGTCGCCAGTCACAACCAACGCGCCGACCAGCCCCACCCCGAGCACCGGCCTCACACGGACCACATCGTCGGGGAGAACTTTCAACCAGGCGCGCAGCACGGCCTCCTGCCGGTTCCGCCGAATGTCGGGAACCGCCAGCTCGACAAGGTCCGCCGCCCGTTCGAAATCCTCCCCAGCCAAGGCATGGCGGATGGCATCGAACGCCTCACCGTTCTGTTCGTACCAAATGCTCGCCCGCCGATGCAGATCCGGGACCTCGTCGCCGCGCTCCTCCACCAAGCGCGCCTGCAGAACATCCGCAAAAAGCTGGTGATAGCGATACCACTCACGGCGGTCATCCAAGGGAACCAGAAACAAGTTCGCCCGCTCCAACGCCGCCAGCCTGAGCTTGCCATTGTCCTGTCCCGTAACGGCATCGCACAGAGGGCCGGTAAGCCGGTCAAGGACGGAAGTCTGGAGCAGGAAGTGTTGAACATCCTCCGGTTGACGCTGCAGAACCTCCTCGACCAAATAGTCCACGATGTATCGGTCGTTCCCGGCAAAGCCCGCGATGAACGCGGCGATGTCTTCCCGGCCCTGCATTGAAAGCACAGCGAGCTGGAGCGCCGCGATCCACCCCCTCGGTGCGCCCCTCCAGCACTGCCACATCCCGGGCCGGCAACGCTGTACCCAGGATGCCGTTGAGATACTCCGCCGCCTCGTCCGTAGTGAATCGCAGATCAGCGGCACGAATCTCGACGAGCTCTCCCCGGGCCCGCAACCGCGCCAGCGGCAACACCGGGTCAGCCCGGCCGGCAATCACCAGGTGCACCTGCGGCGGCAGATGCTCCAGCAGGAAAGCGATCCCGTCCTGTATGTCACGCGCGTCAATGACGTGATAGTCATCGAGAACCAGGACGACATTGTTCGAAACAGCATGGAGGTCATTGAGAAGAGTGGCGAGGAGCGCTTCGATTGGAGGCTGCACCGACTGCAGGAGCGAGAGCGCAGCCGCACCGGCGCCGTTGGTCACCCTCTCCAGCGCCGTGACGAAGTACGTCCAAAACAGCGCGGAATCGTTGTCACGCTTGTCGAGCGAGAGCCACGCCGCCGACCGCCCATCAGCAGAAACAGTTGCCAGCCACTCAGTCAGCAGCGTCGTCTTACCGAACCCGGCCGGAGCCGACACGAGCGTCAGCGCGGAATCGGCTCCACGGTTCAGGCCCTCGAGCAACCTCGGACGCGTGGTCAGGCCGGGTCGCCGCCTAGGGACGTGGAACTTGGTCTCGAGAAGTGGGCCCACCATGACCGCCTCCCCTCACAGACAGTGTACGGCTGCCGTGACTGAGGTCTCCACCAACAGGCGTTGTCGCATGGAGTTCGACCCGCCACCCATTGCCAGTGCAAGGAACCCGAAGTTAACATTGGTTTCCGGCCCGAGGAGGTTAGCGATGCTCGATGAGGCGGACCTCCTGCAGGCGTTGCGGCGTCACTGGGAGTACTCCAGCAAGGAGGAGGACGTCTCCCACGAGATCTACCACGACGACGCTGTGCTTGAGTTCCCTCTGTCGGGCGAACGGTTCGAAGGCGTCGAGAACTTCCGCGAATGGCGACGGCAGTACCCGGCGAGGCTCAAGTTCCACACTCGACGAATAACTCATCGTGCCAACTTGGTGGTTGTAGAGAACCTGATCAGCTACGACGGCGCACCATGGATGTATACCGTCAGTCTGATGGAGTTCAGGGGCGACCGGGTTGCTCACGAGCGGCTCTACATCATGGATGGCTGGGAAGCTGCAGAATGGCGCATCCCATGGCGTGCCGAGCGTTCTGCAGACCCGCCCCCACCACCTCCCTAGCTCGGCAGTTGTAGTCGCTCCCCGCACCCACACCGCTGACGAGGCCGACGGCGTCCGTGACCCTCACTCACCTCGACCAAG
Proteins encoded:
- a CDS encoding nuclear transport factor 2 family protein produces the protein MEFDPPPIASARNPKLTLVSGPRRLAMLDEADLLQALRRHWEYSSKEEDVSHEIYHDDAVLEFPLSGERFEGVENFREWRRQYPARLKFHTRRITHRANLVVVENLISYDGAPWMYTVSLMEFRGDRVAHERLYIMDGWEAAEWRIPWRAERSADPPPPPP
- a CDS encoding LuxR C-terminal-related transcriptional regulator; the encoded protein is MDYLVEEVLQRQPEDVQHFLLQTSVLDRLTGPLCDAVTGQDNGKLRLAALERANLFLVPLDDRREWYRYHQLFADVLQARLVEERGDEVPDLHRRASIWYEQNGEAFDAIRHALAGEDFERAADLVELAVPDIRRNRQEAVLRAWLKVLPDDVVRVRPVLGVGLVGALVVTGDVEGVEARLRDVERWLDPPTGMSKAIHGRSTEMVVADDEEFRRLPETIEVYRAALALGRGDGSGTVSHAQRALDLAPEDDHLGRAAACGLLGLAYWGDGELEAAHRAYAQCMSGLHRAGHLADTFGCAIALADIRLAQGRLSDAMRTYEQALERASGKRGSVLRGTADMHVGMSGVCRERGDLQEATRLLLRSQELGPVGELPQNLYRWRVAMARILEAEGDLAGALDLLAEAERLYTGDYFPNIRPVPALKARILVAQGRLGEALGWVRERALSAEDDLSYFREFEHITLARVLLARSANERSASSLQEAIRLLGRLLRAAEDGGRTGSVIEILVLQALADQTRGDIPAALASLHRAVALAEPEGYVRIFADEGAPMGSLLRAAVKQRMAPGHLRRLVAAMNNTEDTAPVRQGLIAPLSERELDVLRLLVTDLDGPDIARVLMVSLNTVRTHTSHIYAKLGVNNRRAAVRQAQELDLFSRASDRY
- a CDS encoding AAA family ATPase, with translation MLEGLNRGADSALTLVSAPAGFGKTTLLTEWLATVSADGRSAAWLSLDKRDNDSALFWTYFVTALERVTNGAGAAALSLLQSVQPPIEALLATLLNDLHAVSNNVVLVLDDYHVIDARDIQDGIAFLLEHLPPQVHLVIAGRADPVLPLARLRARGELVEIRAADLRFTTDEAAEYLNGILGTALPARDVAVLEGRTEGVDRGAPARCAFNAGPGRHRRVHRGLCRERPIHRGLFGRGGSAASTGGCSTLPAPDFRP